The genomic stretch AGATTTTCGTCGAAATAAGGAACAATTACAATTAACAATGAAAAACTTAAATTCCTGAGAAATAAATTCTTCTTTGGAGATTATCGGGTGCTTATTAATCCTACTGATTAGAACCAGTAGGTCATACCATGATGAATATTTCTTGGCTTTCGATGATCATGAATTGAAGGTGGTGCAGTCTCTCCTGATCTCCCCTTGATTACCAGTCTTAACACCGACTCTTCCAAGTTTCCTCATGGCAGCGACGAAGGCTCCATTGAAGTTACTTGGGTTCTTAGCAAAATCAAGGACAGTGGGCTGTGATGCAGAGTCGAAGAAAAGAACCTGATCTGAGCTCAACAACCCTTTCCCGCCAACCAAGTTTTTGCAATAAACATTGTCAAATGTGAATGGGGTACCAGGGTCCAAGTCGCTGATTGTGTCGGGGTCTGCCTCTTTGGAGCAGGTTACCATCAACCGCTTGGCATAATCAGGATTCAGAGAAGGGTCGACAGGAGAGGACGACACCAGGGCATTGTGCTTCCACTGCTTGCTTTGCCTTGATCACGGTGTCAAACCCGTCTCCTGGTAACGACAGATTTCGGTGAAGTTCTTCTCTGCATCCCCGTTTGGTGACACGATCATGATCGATGCATCGTATCCCTGCCATTGAATATTGCAAAGTTCAAATGAAGTTGGGGACTTTGACTCTAACAATTTAAACATGACGCTTGGCTTGCAAGTTTGCAACGTTACCTCAACAAAGCAGTCATGGAAAAATAATCACAGAGTGCCCGCGATTGTGGGAGGCGCTTGGCGTCTCTTTATATCGACTGTCTGCTTCACGATGGATTCAACATTTGGACAACTAGAGCTGTAGAAGTTCTCTGCTATTCTGAATCCCTGCCCTGCAGAATCATCAAAGCAAGGACCAAAAACAACCCTCTCCATACGGAACCGGATCCACACATCATGAGTCTGCTGAGCAAGCGATCCGgcctgttgaaatttgatccaacggcaacaagtattataacttttagagggctccttgtttgttgctgttggatcaaatttcaatggaccAAATTGCCTGCTCAGCAGGCTCATGATGtgtggatccggagaggatccggTTCCCTCTCCATACctctattttctctctctagctctgTTTTTCTCTGTCTCTGTTTCTCTGTGCCTAATCTCCATTCACTTACGAACCTTTTTATAGTGATAGAATATTTAAGGGAGATGACAAGGAAAGACAATGACATTTATCTATCCCTATCACAACGCATCTTGGAAAAATGGGTAGAGGAAGATGAAAGAAGACTTGATAATATAATTATTAGAAGATGCGAATAACCTACTGATGCTCCGTTAGAAGATGTAACTATGAGACGGATGCTCAAGGAAAAATGAGTAGAGGAAGACTTGGACAAagactttaaaataaaaaaatatgtagcAAAACCGAGTGCGTCCTACGATTCAAGCTGACTCCACTTAATAAAATAAGACttaattaatattattgttAATTCAACACACTCTTAATATGACTATCACGCTAAGAAGTTGAAACTTTTTGTTTCACGCTAAGAAGTTGGAACTTTTTGTTTCACACTTGAAGTCATATGTTCATACATTTATTTGATCATTTGATTGAATTAGGTGATATTCATTTTTAGTTCATAAATCATTTATAGTTcatgttttgaaattttaagCGTGGTGTGGAAGGGACACTCTGCCGTTTTAaaaaagtattttattttattttaaaaaagtattttattttatttagtaaATGTGTTAATTTAAATATTAGCAATAGCATGTTATTGTCGTGCCCTGCTTGGCATTGTGTATAAGCATACTCTGTAAAAGACCATAATTTTTCTACCAACTCTTAATTATTTaccctaattttaatttttaatcatttcaaaagtgatactcttctttctttctttctttgttttttttttttggttttttttgtttttttaagatAGTGTGGACCGTGGAGGGTGAATCGAAGCTAGGATTACAAACGCATGCATGGGTAAATTCTATTTAGCCACTTGAACTAAAGGTTCCTTACAAAAGATTACATAAAAGGACCGGAGTTGGCTAGGCCAGCACCTAGCCAAAAAACCAACCTGGCACCCGGGCTATCCACTCCAGCCTAGCATTTCGACCGGCATCCAACCCAAGCCAGGCAAGAGACCGGCCTAAAATCTTTAGGGGTGGAATTACTCTTAATAGGggctgggttttgggtttggaccGAGTCTTGAGCCGGTTCAGAGCGTACATTGCAGTTATGCAAGAACCAAATCTTGTCAAAACGGGTCCAATAAAGCCTGACTCTGAATTCGGAACATCCCACAGCCTGAAGAAATAAGGTGAACTCGTGGCGGCCCTTGGAGGATAGATCGTTTTTACATGCATAAGCGTgacattttatttttcgttATGGGGCGTACAATTAGACATGTAacataattaaattttgatcGACTTGGTCTCGTCTCATAtctaatttattattaattggATTATTGGGTTGCCATCGTTTTCGGattatcaaattcaacttctcaATCCATAAACATTAACAATTAGATTTAGATTGAATAGATGTAACTTGTTATTAATCGGATTATTGGGTTCGTATTGGATTGAACCAAAATCTGATCTATTGACAACTCTACGTACAACATGGAATCCTGATATCTCATGAATTGAAGGTGGTGCAGTCTCTCCTGATCTCCCCTTGATTACCAGTCTTGACGCCGACCCTTCCGAGCTTCCTCATGGCGGTGACAAACGCTCCGTTGAAGTTATCTGCGTTGTTAGCGAAATTGAGGACAGTAGACCGAGATGCGGAGTCAGAGAATAGAACCTGGTCTGAACTCAACAACCCTTTCCCGGCAACCAAGTTTCTGTAATAAGCGTTGTCAAATGTGAAGGAAGTGTCAGGATCCAAGGTCATGACAATGTTGGGGTCTACCACTTTGGGGCAGGTTGCCATCAACTGCTTGGCGTAGTCAGGATTCAGAGAAGGGTCGACAGGAGAGGACGACGAGAAGTTGTAGAGGCGGTCTGAGAAGCGATTGCAGTGTGAAAAGCCAAGAGTATGTGCTCCAGACAACGCAATGACATCCGTTAGGGAAAGATTGTGTATGGCAAACATGGTGGTGAGTTGGTTGAGATTAAAGGTCGGTTCTGGCAAGTTCCCAGCCACACGGGAAGTTTTCGAGATGAGTCCATCGCGGCGTCCCAATTCCACAGGGAATGAAGGGCCTCCTGCCTGCAGAGAATTTGAATGCAGAACATGAGATAAGTAGTACAGTGTGTTGTGGAACATTAGTCATTGAGTCTAATGACAAGACTTACAAGGACTACACAGTCGCGGGCAGCAACAGCCAGAATGTCAGCGCAAGACACGACGCCAGGGCATTGTGCTTCCACTGCTTGCTTTGCCTTGATCACGGTGTCAAACCCGTCTCCTGCTAATGAAAGATTATCGGCAAAATCCTTCTCTGCGTCCCCGTTAGCAATAATGATCGACGCATCGCATCCCTAAATTGATCAAACGATGTTGGGAACTTAGATCACTATTTGGAACATTTTAAACACAATGCTTGGGATGCAAGTTTGCAACATTACCTCAACAAAGCAGTCATGGAAAAATAATCGCAGAGTCGCCGCGAGTGTGATAATCGTTTGATCTCTTTTCCGAGAGACTGCCTGGTTCACTATGGATTCAACATTTGGACAACTAGCGCTGTAGAAGTTTTCTACTAACTGTCCCTCTGATTCCTTTCCCTGCATAAACATCATAACCAACACAAAAAACAACCCTCTCCTCCATaacttcattctctctctctctctctctctctctctctctctgtgcttGTAATCTCCATTGATTTATGATTCTTATTTTATAGTTACAAAAGATAGAGGGGAGTTGAGGGAGACAATGACAGCCCTTCAAACccaattttgttagaaaattctAAAGCTTCCAAATTCCACCACTTTGATTAATGTTTCTAGTTCTAGTTAATGGCCATAGTGTTTGGTAATTGGTCGTTGTCTTGTAGAGCCATCTATGCATCCAAGTAACATTGGATGTCAAACTTTTTAGTTGTGAATATTTCAATTACTATGACTCTTGCATGCTTACTCGAATTTGGACACGTGCTCTCATGTATATGGATAAAAAGTTGTTAACTATTTAGGTTGCATGTCCACAAAACTGAAATCATGTTGTCTATCTCTGTATCATAACATGTGAATTAGTAACACTATGTGACTATATGATTCTCAGTACTAAATCATTTCTCCCCTTTTGTTGAACCATGCAAgtcataaacaaataaatatatatatatatcataaatattatatatatatatatatatatatatattttaacgTTATGTGCTTATCTTTTGATCATTTGGTTAGAAATGGATTCTCTCCTGAGCATCTACTCAAGATCCTACTGACCCACACATAaggaccgttggatgaaaatccaacaacCCTTGCGTGTGGGTCAGTCGGATCCTAAGCAGATGCTCAGGAGAATCCATTTCCGTTTCCCATTTGGTTGAATTGGGTATCGTTGGCATTTAGTTTTTTTGGAAGGCAACAACTCCTCTTAGTCACTACTTGCTCCCTTGGTCATTACTTGCTAGCttgaaatgaaaatgacaagatgaaggtgactttcatattaattaagttcatattttcaaattttaaaagtcGTGTACAAATCAAATTCAACCATATTAGACAAGTGTATTTCTTAGCATACGTGTTAAATAAGTCTTATGCAATACTCAATCAGCTATGTGAAATTTTTGTAAAAGACATTATCTCTCCACCAACTCCTATTACCCTAATTTTAATCATTTCCACAAGTGATTGATTacttaaaatcaaagaaatgatAGGAACCCTAATGCTTTTGTGGATTCCTTGCACCCATCAAATTGAAATGTAAGCATAGGTTGAGAATGTTTTGGTTGGAGCCAAATTATGTCGCAGCACGGCCGCTTGATCAGCTGGTTAGTTCGATCATTTAAAATCGATAAATATACTAGCACACTATCAACAAAcatgttatttatattaatcatATTTCAATTACATAAATGATACTATATTTGTTAGTGGAATTTTATGCGGCAGTAACCAATGACGTGACATTATTTACTAGGTGGCCAATCTAGTCAGCTAGTCAAGCAATATGACCCAAATTTCTCGTGTGATAGCACTCACAAGCTGTCAACTTGCATTTTGTATGGATCCTCAATTATGAACCGCAAACACGGCCTGTTACATCAAGTGtgataatacaattggttgaaatTATCTCTTTCATGTTTTCATAAGTGCCTTTATTTGAAGTATACTGAAATCCAAGCATTCGTAAAAGAGTTGTCAAAGCGCTTCCTTGACTCATGCTTCTTTTGAAAGTACTTATGTGATGCAGAAACGCTTGTAAGTTCTTTTACTCATGCCTGCTAAACAAAAAGCAAAGCGAATCATCTGCAAAGGTTGCTCACAATTTTGAGTAAATTAGCATCAAGGACAACCTCATTCTCTAAAGATCAGCAAGAATCAACAAACTGGATTGGCATCTGCAGCATCGGCAGACGCGAGTAGTAGCTCGGGTTTGTTTTGGAGGATGTAGCCTTCCTTTTTTGCTTTCTTACGTTCACGCTGTAGCCCGAAGTTCTCCCTCATTTTAACCCCTGTTAGGGTTATCTGGCTGCACTTCTTGAGGGTAAACACTAACAATTCGTGTTAGCCTACAACACACAGCCTATCAAACCACCAACCATGACGAGTTGTGGAACTCCAGATCATACCTTCTTCTTGTCGGGTCCGAACTTCTTGAACTTAATTAACCAGGCGGTCAACTAAAGAGAATATGGTGTGGTCCTTGCCAAGCCCCACATTCTTCCCTGCATGGAACTGATAGTCTGATGCTAAGAATCTTTGGATTATTCAATGAGTAGGAGTAGCCATAGTATGGTGAATTATTTCATGTAATTTAGACGTGAAGTGTGGCGTCATCCtaaattaatcacaagaagtcatgtaaaaaaattaaaaatattttgaaatgcGAGACGTGCTTAATATACTGTCTCCATCAGTCCATATATAGCATCTTAATtgcatgaagaaaaaaaattatgagttaAGAGTGTAATTTATATGATACCGGTATCCTTTCGGCCTCAATGCCACATCTTTCTCCATAACCCCAAATTTGTTAATTAGTAGTCCCAACACTTATTGGTTGCTTATGTAATTCAACTTAATAAGCAAAAGGTGTAATATATTGCAAGGTTGAAATGAACTTATTACTTATGtagtctttctttttcttctatgaATTCTAAATTGTTAGTATGATACGATTCATTAAccattttcatattttaattgttAGTATGTAAGATTGATTGatcattttctaattttaaatTGTTAGTAGATAAGATTGATTGATCATCTTCCACCTAGGCCAACTCAACCCATTTCTCCTTAGTTTCCTTCCCCTTCCTAGTACAAATTAATTAGTGTATAATTCATGTGATTGTCGTTTGCTAGAATTATGGCTCCGTCACTATTTCCACATGCATGCAATTCATCATAAAATAAGTATGAATGGAGCCTATAACAAGGCGATGCCTATCCCTGTCTAACAAACTCGGAATATTTTGGAGGAGATTCATTCAAGATGTATAGGCATATCTCTTTCTCATGACTCAAATAAGCTAGATAATCGCAAGTGTTTTGTAGCTCAGTTATTAAAAACAATATTCGTCCATACACTTGAAGTTCATGTCCAAATTCTCTTCCCCATAGTTTAATGTAAATTATCCGTAAGATGCAACTTTAATCACTTTGTATATGCGTTGGATATGAAATGGATCACATTCACACCAGGAGAAAAATCAGATTCAAcaataattttatcaaaattcaaactgTTATTTTCAATGATGGAATCTTTACAAAACAAacccaataataataataataataaattaaaacattgTAAATGTGGAGAGTGGGATTTGCAGCCGACCTTTAATATAAAAACTAATCGAAGAGCTATAATTCAAACGAAGATTGTTAGTGCATGGATTAAATTATAGTCGATTATTGCTAATCATTCTTAAATATTTAGCAACAAAGTCGGCCTGTTTCTGTTTGCTTGCGTATTGTATCAACTAACATTAAGTATTTTGGATCTTTGACTTAGTTAACGAGTGGAAATTGGTGACAGATAGTCTATCATGATTCTTACTTTTAAGAGAGTTTTCTTAGCATTTTTCATTCAACGAATAGGTATGATCGAAAAATTGAATTACATCCTGACCAACTAGTAATTATAATACAATTGTTTTTATGGAGAATAATTACATGTAACTGAGGCGTGAAGTGTGACTTTATCCCAAATCAATTATACAATGtcatatgaaaaatataaaatattttgaaacacGGTACTAACTTCGTAGCATCTcatatcataaaaaataaaaattaaaaaattaaaaaaaatcataacacATCATgtaatttacaaatttgatctcTCAAGCAttatctaaatatatatatatccataaAATTTAATGGACTTTCATGAAGTCCATGTGAATTTTGAgtgaaattattaaaaataggCCTGATTTAGAGGGCCGAAAATCAAAGACGACGTAAGCAAATAGGCCCATAAATAGATGGGCTATCTTTTGGTTCATATAGTCAATCATCGAGCCCAAATATCTCATGACGTGGACTGACGAGGACGAAGCCCGAAAGGAGTAGGCGGCTAGAAGCCGCTCAACGTTCCGTTCGGTTGAAGCATTGGAATCTGGCGATACGCGATCAAAATTCAAACCAGTCTCTTCGCTCAGGGCTCACAGTAGAAGACCAACAGTCAGTCTAGCACAACGGCCATGGCGTCGATGGATGTAGAAGAAGCACAATTAGGGTTTCCGCACTGGAAACCCCTCCGTCGGAAGTTCGCTCCCGAATCTCCTTTCTTCGCATCTGGAAACATCGAGAGGGAACTGCTCGCCAAACAGGTTTGCATTTCTGTGTAATTTGgttaaattttatgaattttgatGTTATCTCAGCTGATTTACGTCGCTCGGTCCGAATTTGAACTGGGGTTTTTAATCATCAAACGCAATTAGGaattagcatttcaaaattttgcttGCACATTCGGCtgaaatgaatttgaatttcaaatttggttGCTTTTTGCTTAATGATTTACTGTAATATTGCGTAGATTGCGTTGGATTTAACGGAAGACGAAAAGCATCAGCTTCGAGAAATGGTAGATGGGGAAGGCAGGTAGTCATATGTCCTGGTTATAAAAAATTTGTGTACTACAGTAAGACACTTGTTTTGTGTTGCTTTTTTTCCCGAAAGTGAAGTGTGTGGTTTGATTTTGCAGGGGGTGTTTCTGTCCGATTGTTGGTTGCGGTGCTCGCTTGAGTTCCTTGGAGGACTTTGAAGATCACTACAATGCACGGCACACTGCGTCGTGTTCTGTGTGCTCTAGAGCCTACCCAACGTCACGGTTGCTCAGCATACATGTATCTGAAGCACACGATTCTTTCTTTCAGGCAAAAGTTGCACGCGGCTATCTCATGGTATTTGCTCTTTATTTTCCTCCTTGATCTGTGTTGGCATTGTCTGATTGAGTATGATCATATGTCATATGTCCTTCTGTTGAATTTGAGGAAGTAATGGCATAGTGACAGTTCCTCTTTCATTTTTACCAAACGTCGTTGATTTTTAACTACCGAGAACTAAAAACAGAAGACAAACATGACGGTAGAAGTCATTTCATGGTTATATGTTTTTACTGATAATGAATTGGCTAATAGCTTGAATCCTTACCCTAAACTGCATATCATTATCCTTCAAAGTTTCAAAGAACTCTTTAAGTACAGATTTGGATTGTACTTAAGGATGAAGAATTGATCTGCTATCTGTCAAAGCTCATGGATTTTCTAGATAATATATTTGTTAACATACAATCTTGTCTATAGAGACGCTTCCAGGTTTATTACTGAAGGAATGCTTTAATTTTACGTTTCTAtaaatgtttttcatttttaaaaatattcgAGTTTTGTGTGAAgcaaacacaaaatacaaacattGCCATAGAATACGATTCATAcgtttcttcttcccttgaatTCCTCATATTACACCTTGACTTATGCTCATGGTTTTTGCTAGATGATATGGTTGTCTACACCTAATTACCTATGCTTTGTTATTTGCGTCCTGAAGCGATCATCTTAGTTCAAAGATGAAAGATTTCTCTATCTTGTGTTTGAGCAGACACCGGTTtagttgttttaattttgtttggatGTCTGTGTTTAACAGTATGAATGCCTTGTGGAAGGCTGTGGTTTGAAGTTCAAGAACTACAAAAGTCGGCAGCAACATCTGGTGGACAAGCATAAATTCCCCACttcatttgagtttttcaaGAAGGCTCTTCCTTCAAAAAAACAGAGGCAGAAGAACCAACGCAGACAAGCTAGTTCGAAGAAGGCAGAGTCATCTAGTATGCAAGTAGATAACGAAACCATGGATGGCCTTGTTTCTGGCGTCTCCAAATTAAGCACATCAGACTCGACCCCTTCAGCCATCAGCTTTGGTCGTAGACCCACTCGTGGCATGACATTCGTCCCAAGAGCTGTTCAACGTGAGAAAAAACCGGACTCCACATAAGTTGGAATTCAGGGAAGGATGTTTGGAAGATTTTGAATGTTGTAGGTGATGATTATTAATTGTTCTCTAGAAATTTTCCGTGTATCCATCCAAAGTTGACCAGTTAGGAGTCAACAGCTTACGTAGAAACATTCTTCTTTTGAAAGTGTTGTTGAAACTCAGCAACTATCgctaaaattttcttttcttttctttttcatcgtTTGAGATTGCTTACGTAGAAACATTTGTGTTCATAAGTGCTTTTTATTTGAAGTACACTGAAATCGAAGCACTTCGAAGAAAAGTCGTCAAAGCGCTTCTTTGACACATGCTTCTTTTGAAAGTGCTTATATGATGCAGAAACGCTTCTAAGTTCTTTTACTAAAAGATGAGCAAGAGTCAACAGACTGGATCAGCATCTGCAGCATCGGCAGACGCAAGTATTAGCTGGGGTTTGTTCTGGAGGATGTagccttccttccttgctttcTTACGTTCACGCTGTAGCTGTTGGGGTTCTCCGGCTGCACTTCTCGCGGGTAAACACTAATCTGCAGATGGTACAAATCAACGATTCGTGTTAGTATGCAACACGCAGCCAATCAAACCACCAGCTACGACGGGTTTCGGAACTCCAGATCATACCTTCTTGTCGGGTCCAAACTTCTCGAACTTCACCATGCCATCGATCAAAGAGAAGATGGTGTGGTCCTTGCCAAGCCCCACATTCTTCCCTGCATGGAACTGATAATTTGATGCCAAAGAAAACACACACGTCACAACAACATTCTCTATTTCTAAGTGAAACACTTATCAAGAAATATGATTTCCGCACGTCCATTTCTCTTTCTATACAATcgcatttatttttgtttattgattctcttttgatttattaaatccGAATGCCGAAATAAACATGCGTCTAAACGAAATGAACACGACACGTACATAAATTAGTAAATCCGAACACGACCCATTGCCTCAAGTACCCAAATTCGAGTTCGACACAGTTCATTTCCTTGTCAAGTTGTTTTGAAGTTACCATGGTGCCGCGCTGGCGGACAATGATGAAGCCAGCCTTGGCGACCTGGTCGCCGTAAATCTTGACGCCGAGCCTCTGCCCTTTGGAATCGCGGCCGTTCTTGGTACTCCCGCCTCCTTTCTTGTGCGCGTTTTGAATCGTCAATGGCAGTCGCTGAGGGCCCCGACGACACTAACGACAGCTTGGGACCCACTTGCAGAGAACCCAAGTCGCCTCTGAGGAAGGACGAGGAGGACGAgctggaggtggaggtggaggttgGGCGGAGAGACAGCCCTCTGAAAGCCCCGACGACGTTGAAAGCCATGGACGCAACCGCCATTTCTGAGAAATTATTAAGCTTTCATAAACAGAAGAATGTGAATTTGTTGACACTTGACAGCCTTATCGTGGAGGCTGCTGATTGGGTACCCCCGCCCAATgtgttataatttttatttgggCCGCTTATACTAGTCCACTGGGCTTGAGCTACAAGCCTTCATCCGCGAGAAGGTTTTTGGTGTGCTATAGTTGGGCTTTGAATAATTTGATTTGAAGACCTTTATTCTTCTCTCTTTTATAATTGTTCAAGCGATCATAATTAGCCATTCTGATAAAGGAGATAAACTTGAGTAGAGATGTCTTGCCAACTCATAAGGGTTAGGTCCGTGTGAGTCGGATAATACTCAAATATAATAAGTCTGTTCATTTGTATGAGTGTCGTATCATACAACTGATTAGGCTGCCCTACTCAAGTTTTTCTCTGTATCAAGTTAAGATTTAAGAACTTAAGGGTACAAAGTTTCTTATTTCATAACATCTCCTAAGTTATTGACGAATATTATTCATATATAAAGTTGATAATTGTTTTGGCACAAACATGCAAACAGTAGCAAACCAAACACTTGTGACCAAAcggaaaaaaaaaccaaagcaaAAGCCATAGGCTGGTGGACGTCAGGAGCGGTTGACTCCGCCATGGCGAACAACCAGCACACCGAGCCACTACGACTTACTGAGTGAAGCAAAACGCGGGGTTGCAATCAGGTACAAGTCCTTCCTTTTCCTACATGTCACTCCAAAAGTCTCAGTCATGTCAAGTTCATCGGGCTTGATCCCGTTGGCCAGTTCCCAATCAAAGTCGCAGAGCAACTGACAAAGAGCAAGTTCAATCATCGAAGTAGCAAATGATATTCCCGGACAGATTCTCCTGCCGGCCCCAAACGGAATGAACTCAAAGTCAAACCCTCGAAAGTCAACGGAAGAACCCTCAAACCTCTCAGGCCTAAAGGACTCAGCATCCACTCCCCAACTCTCTTGATCTCTTCCTAATGCCCATTCATTAACAATAACCTTTGATTTGGTTGGCAAATCGTATCCGCCGATTCGACACATGTCCCTTGCTTCTCTTGGGAGCAATGGGGTTGGAGGGTGCAGCCTTAGGGTTTCTTTCACCACTGATTTCAAATACTCCACTTTCTGAACATctgtttcttcaaatcttccGGTTGTTTTTCCTTGAAGTACTTGTCTCACCTCAGCTTGGACCTTCTTCATGATTCTAGGGTTTCTCATCAGCTCTGACATTGCCCACCCTAAGGTAGTCGCTGAAGTCACGCTCCCGGCAGAAAAAACGTCCTGCATGTCAATAATATCGATACATTAGTGATGGCAAATCGCAATCTATTATTTAATTGAACATTCGTTTCTACGGCTCATAGTAACATCTTTAATCGTTGATACAAAGCAGAATGACATTAAATGAAGAACAAACGTCCATATAGCCGGACTAGATAATCCATGAACAGTCATAATTAATAGTAGGGTTTACATACCATAA from Pyrus communis chromosome 7, drPyrComm1.1, whole genome shotgun sequence encodes the following:
- the LOC137741035 gene encoding peroxidase 55, whose translation is MKLWRRGLFFVLVMMFMQGKESEGQLVENFYSASCPNVESIVNQAVSRKRDQTIITLAATLRLFFHDCFVEGCDASIIIANGDAEKDFADNLSLAGDGFDTVIKAKQAVEAQCPGVVSCADILAVAARDCVVLAGGPSFPVELGRRDGLISKTSRVAGNLPEPTFNLNQLTTMFAIHNLSLTDVIALSGAHTLGFSHCNRFSDRLYNFSSSSPVDPSLNPDYAKQLMATCPKVVDPNIVMTLDPDTSFTFDNAYYRNLVAGKGLLSSDQVLFSDSASRSTVLNFANNADNFNGAFVTAMRKLGRVGVKTGNQGEIRRDCTTFNS
- the LOC137740286 gene encoding uncharacterized protein, encoding MASMDVEEAQLGFPHWKPLRRKFAPESPFFASGNIERELLAKQIALDLTEDEKHQLREMVDGEGRGCFCPIVGCGARLSSLEDFEDHYNARHTASCSVCSRAYPTSRLLSIHVSEAHDSFFQAKVARGYLMYECLVEGCGLKFKNYKSRQQHLVDKHKFPTSFEFFKKALPSKKQRQKNQRRQASSKKAESSSMQVDNETMDGLVSGVSKLSTSDSTPSAISFGRRPTRGMTFVPRAVQREKKPDST